A single Lolium perenne isolate Kyuss_39 chromosome 6, Kyuss_2.0, whole genome shotgun sequence DNA region contains:
- the LOC127308483 gene encoding uncharacterized protein isoform X1: MLSLSRALGRRLFSSAAAAAEGGAAASTSVVRKVQNPLEEFFEVERSAADDQARPHYGSSDGSFGNKGSKFGAILIRQAAVFIGLSSNALLAQDDSIAPADSSEQPDANAAGLRRIEDGSVISNEHTIKWRMCTDNARDYFLKGKLAEAEKLFKAALQEAKEGFGLRDPHVASALNNLAEFYRLRKEYEKAEPLYMEAVEILEQSFGPDDIRVGTALRNLGQYYHIQRRFDQAQTCYERALKIEGRVMGLGHPDYANTMYLLAKVLRQQRKGNDAEALIRESIRILEEAGLGESPNCIHRMRFLSLDLVRSKRLVEAENLQRKILHNLELSKGWDSLDTTMAAETLSVTLQTIGELKESEELLERCLAVRRKILSENHFEVAGILVQLARLTLLKIISDIKVSNDLSRSHLVKAKQLVSDSIRITEGILNRLRENQKKLKSTIGIEREKIGATAVLLQALEVVGLLEATRKRKQEPGKLVLLLRLPLEHLKHGYFKIDAVRVSHTCRLFIWPDKHLIGVRNTTLRIHLKNNFEKSDYEHAEQALRKCISLYNEPYTRNVVSKYLRQQYERCLRSLMHIIQHDPDILNAPGMHDLLGESQRIMKELDEEKNTK, from the exons atGCTTTCCCTGTCGAGGGCGCTCGGGAGGCGTCTCTTCTCGTCCGCGGCAGCCGCGGCCGAAGGGGGCGCCGCCGCCTCGACGTCGGTGGTCAGGAAGGTGCAGAACCCCCTCGAGGAGTTCTTCGAGGTCGAGCGGAGCGCCGCAGACGACCAGGCCCGTCCCCACTACG GTTCCAGTGATGGCAGCTTCGGTAATAAGGGTTCAAAGTTCGGCGCTATACTGATTAGGCAAGCAG CTGTTTTTATTGGCCTGAGCAGCAACGCTCTATTGGCTCAAGATGATTCGATCGCTCCAGCAGATTCAAGTGAGCAACCTGATGCAAATGCTGCTGGTCTACGCCGTATTGAAGATGGTTCAGTGATCTCAAATGAGCACACGATCAAATGGAGAATGTGCACCGATAATGCCCGAGATTATTTCCTGAAA GGAAAATTAGCTGAAGCTGAGAAGTTGTTCAAGGCAGCTCTGCAAGAAGCTAAAGAAGGATTTGGACTGAGAGATCCACATGTTGCATCAGCTCTGAACAACTTG GCGGAGTTTTATAGGTTAAGAAAAGAGTATGAGAAAGCGGAGCCATTATATATGGAAGCAGTTGAAATCCTGGAGCAATCATTTGGACCTGATGATATACG GGTCGGAACAGCTTTGCGTAATCTTGGGCAGTATTATCATATTCAGCGCAGGTTTGATCAAGCTCAGACATGTTATGAG CGTGCTTTGAAG ATAGAAGGACGTGTTATGGGGCTTGGTCACCCAGATTATGCAAATACAATGTACCTTCTTGCCAAG GTATTACGTCAACAAAGAAAAGGAAATGATGCAGAAGCTCTTATCCGAGAATCAATTAGGATACTGGAG GAAGCTGGACTTGGCGAATCACCCAACTGCATACACAGGATGAGGTTTCTCTCTTTG GACTTGGTGAGGTCAAAGCGACTGGTTGAAGCTGAAAATTTGCAAAGGAAGATATTACATAATCTGGAGCTTTCGAAG GGATGGGATTCCTTGGATACTACAATGGCAGCTGAAACCTTAAGTGTTACTCTTCAAACCATCGGAGAGTTGAAGGAATCGGAAGAACTATTGGAAAG ATGCCTCGCAGTCAGAAGAAAGATTCTCTCTGAAAATCATTTTGAG GTAGCAGGTATATTGGTACAGTTGGCAAGGCTAACTTTGCTTAAAATTATTAGTGACATCAAGGTGAGCAATGACCTGTCTagatctcaccttgtcaaggcaaAACAACTTGTCAGTGATTCAATAAG gaTAACAGAAGGAATATTGAATCGTTTGAGGGAGAATCAGAAAAAACTGAAAAGCACAATTGGTATTGAAAGAGAGAAGATTGGGGCAACAGCTGTACTT TTGCAAGCACTTGAAGTTGTCGGACTTCTTGAAGCTACAAGAAAGAGAAAGCAAGAGCCAGGG AAGTTGGTACTCTTGCTAAGGCTTCCTCTGGAACATTTGAAGCATGGATACTTCAAAATTGATGCTGTACGCGTATCGCACACATGTCGGCTATTCATATGGCCAGATAAACATCTCATAGGTGTTCGAAATACCACATTGCGCATCCATcttaaaaataattttgaaaag TCTGATTATGAACATGCTGAACAAGCTCTGCGCAAGTGTATTTCACTTTACAACGAG CCTTATACACGAAATGTGGTGTCTAAATACCTCAGGCAGCAGTACGAGAGATGCTTGAGGAGCCTCATGCACATTATTCAGCACGATCCAGACATCTTGAATGCGCCTGGGATGCATGATCTGCTAGGTGAATCACAGCGAATAATGAAGGAGTTGGATGAAGAGAAAAATACGAAGTGA
- the LOC127308483 gene encoding uncharacterized protein isoform X5: MLSLSRALGRRLFSSAAAAAEGGAAASTSVVRKVQNPLEEFFEVERSAADDQARPHYGSSDGSFGNKGSKFGAILIRQAAVFIGLSSNALLAQDDSIAPADSSEQPDANAAGLRRIEDGSVISNEHTIKWRMCTDNARDYFLKGKLAEAEKLFKAALQEAKEGFGLRDPHVASALNNLAEFYRLRKEYEKAEPLYMEAVEILEQSFGPDDIRVGTALRNLGQYYHIQRRFDQAQTCYERALKIEGRVMGLGHPDYANTMYLLAKVLRQQRKGNDAEALIRESIRILEEAGLGESPNCIHRMRFLSLDLVRSKRLVEAENLQRKILHNLELSKGWDSLDTTMAAETLSVTLQTIGELKESEELLERCLAVRRKILSENHFEVAGILVQLARLTLLKIISDIKVSNDLSRSHLVKAKQLVSDSIRITEGILNRLRENQKKLKSTIGIEREKIGATAVLLQALEVVGLLEATRKRKQEPGSDYEHAEQALRKCISLYNEPYTRNVVSKYLRQQYERCLRSLMHIIQHDPDILNAPGMHDLLGESQRIMKELDEEKNTK; the protein is encoded by the exons atGCTTTCCCTGTCGAGGGCGCTCGGGAGGCGTCTCTTCTCGTCCGCGGCAGCCGCGGCCGAAGGGGGCGCCGCCGCCTCGACGTCGGTGGTCAGGAAGGTGCAGAACCCCCTCGAGGAGTTCTTCGAGGTCGAGCGGAGCGCCGCAGACGACCAGGCCCGTCCCCACTACG GTTCCAGTGATGGCAGCTTCGGTAATAAGGGTTCAAAGTTCGGCGCTATACTGATTAGGCAAGCAG CTGTTTTTATTGGCCTGAGCAGCAACGCTCTATTGGCTCAAGATGATTCGATCGCTCCAGCAGATTCAAGTGAGCAACCTGATGCAAATGCTGCTGGTCTACGCCGTATTGAAGATGGTTCAGTGATCTCAAATGAGCACACGATCAAATGGAGAATGTGCACCGATAATGCCCGAGATTATTTCCTGAAA GGAAAATTAGCTGAAGCTGAGAAGTTGTTCAAGGCAGCTCTGCAAGAAGCTAAAGAAGGATTTGGACTGAGAGATCCACATGTTGCATCAGCTCTGAACAACTTG GCGGAGTTTTATAGGTTAAGAAAAGAGTATGAGAAAGCGGAGCCATTATATATGGAAGCAGTTGAAATCCTGGAGCAATCATTTGGACCTGATGATATACG GGTCGGAACAGCTTTGCGTAATCTTGGGCAGTATTATCATATTCAGCGCAGGTTTGATCAAGCTCAGACATGTTATGAG CGTGCTTTGAAG ATAGAAGGACGTGTTATGGGGCTTGGTCACCCAGATTATGCAAATACAATGTACCTTCTTGCCAAG GTATTACGTCAACAAAGAAAAGGAAATGATGCAGAAGCTCTTATCCGAGAATCAATTAGGATACTGGAG GAAGCTGGACTTGGCGAATCACCCAACTGCATACACAGGATGAGGTTTCTCTCTTTG GACTTGGTGAGGTCAAAGCGACTGGTTGAAGCTGAAAATTTGCAAAGGAAGATATTACATAATCTGGAGCTTTCGAAG GGATGGGATTCCTTGGATACTACAATGGCAGCTGAAACCTTAAGTGTTACTCTTCAAACCATCGGAGAGTTGAAGGAATCGGAAGAACTATTGGAAAG ATGCCTCGCAGTCAGAAGAAAGATTCTCTCTGAAAATCATTTTGAG GTAGCAGGTATATTGGTACAGTTGGCAAGGCTAACTTTGCTTAAAATTATTAGTGACATCAAGGTGAGCAATGACCTGTCTagatctcaccttgtcaaggcaaAACAACTTGTCAGTGATTCAATAAG gaTAACAGAAGGAATATTGAATCGTTTGAGGGAGAATCAGAAAAAACTGAAAAGCACAATTGGTATTGAAAGAGAGAAGATTGGGGCAACAGCTGTACTT TTGCAAGCACTTGAAGTTGTCGGACTTCTTGAAGCTACAAGAAAGAGAAAGCAAGAGCCAGGG TCTGATTATGAACATGCTGAACAAGCTCTGCGCAAGTGTATTTCACTTTACAACGAG CCTTATACACGAAATGTGGTGTCTAAATACCTCAGGCAGCAGTACGAGAGATGCTTGAGGAGCCTCATGCACATTATTCAGCACGATCCAGACATCTTGAATGCGCCTGGGATGCATGATCTGCTAGGTGAATCACAGCGAATAATGAAGGAGTTGGATGAAGAGAAAAATACGAAGTGA
- the LOC127308483 gene encoding uncharacterized protein isoform X3 codes for MLSLSRALGRRLFSSAAAAAEGGAAASTSVVRKVQNPLEEFFEVERSAADDQARPHYGSSDGSFGNKGSKFGAILIRQAAVFIGLSSNALLAQDDSIAPADSSEQPDANAAGLRRIEDGSVISNEHTIKWRMCTDNARDYFLKGKLAEAEKLFKAALQEAKEGFGLRDPHVASALNNLAEFYRLRKEYEKAEPLYMEAVEILEQSFGPDDIRVGTALRNLGQYYHIQRRFDQAQTCYEIEGRVMGLGHPDYANTMYLLAKVLRQQRKGNDAEALIRESIRILEEAGLGESPNCIHRMRFLSLDLVRSKRLVEAENLQRKILHNLELSKGWDSLDTTMAAETLSVTLQTIGELKESEELLERCLAVRRKILSENHFEVAGILVQLARLTLLKIISDIKVSNDLSRSHLVKAKQLVSDSIRITEGILNRLRENQKKLKSTIGIEREKIGATAVLLQALEVVGLLEATRKRKQEPGKLVLLLRLPLEHLKHGYFKIDAVRVSHTCRLFIWPDKHLIGVRNTTLRIHLKNNFEKSDYEHAEQALRKCISLYNEPYTRNVVSKYLRQQYERCLRSLMHIIQHDPDILNAPGMHDLLGESQRIMKELDEEKNTK; via the exons atGCTTTCCCTGTCGAGGGCGCTCGGGAGGCGTCTCTTCTCGTCCGCGGCAGCCGCGGCCGAAGGGGGCGCCGCCGCCTCGACGTCGGTGGTCAGGAAGGTGCAGAACCCCCTCGAGGAGTTCTTCGAGGTCGAGCGGAGCGCCGCAGACGACCAGGCCCGTCCCCACTACG GTTCCAGTGATGGCAGCTTCGGTAATAAGGGTTCAAAGTTCGGCGCTATACTGATTAGGCAAGCAG CTGTTTTTATTGGCCTGAGCAGCAACGCTCTATTGGCTCAAGATGATTCGATCGCTCCAGCAGATTCAAGTGAGCAACCTGATGCAAATGCTGCTGGTCTACGCCGTATTGAAGATGGTTCAGTGATCTCAAATGAGCACACGATCAAATGGAGAATGTGCACCGATAATGCCCGAGATTATTTCCTGAAA GGAAAATTAGCTGAAGCTGAGAAGTTGTTCAAGGCAGCTCTGCAAGAAGCTAAAGAAGGATTTGGACTGAGAGATCCACATGTTGCATCAGCTCTGAACAACTTG GCGGAGTTTTATAGGTTAAGAAAAGAGTATGAGAAAGCGGAGCCATTATATATGGAAGCAGTTGAAATCCTGGAGCAATCATTTGGACCTGATGATATACG GGTCGGAACAGCTTTGCGTAATCTTGGGCAGTATTATCATATTCAGCGCAGGTTTGATCAAGCTCAGACATGTTATGAG ATAGAAGGACGTGTTATGGGGCTTGGTCACCCAGATTATGCAAATACAATGTACCTTCTTGCCAAG GTATTACGTCAACAAAGAAAAGGAAATGATGCAGAAGCTCTTATCCGAGAATCAATTAGGATACTGGAG GAAGCTGGACTTGGCGAATCACCCAACTGCATACACAGGATGAGGTTTCTCTCTTTG GACTTGGTGAGGTCAAAGCGACTGGTTGAAGCTGAAAATTTGCAAAGGAAGATATTACATAATCTGGAGCTTTCGAAG GGATGGGATTCCTTGGATACTACAATGGCAGCTGAAACCTTAAGTGTTACTCTTCAAACCATCGGAGAGTTGAAGGAATCGGAAGAACTATTGGAAAG ATGCCTCGCAGTCAGAAGAAAGATTCTCTCTGAAAATCATTTTGAG GTAGCAGGTATATTGGTACAGTTGGCAAGGCTAACTTTGCTTAAAATTATTAGTGACATCAAGGTGAGCAATGACCTGTCTagatctcaccttgtcaaggcaaAACAACTTGTCAGTGATTCAATAAG gaTAACAGAAGGAATATTGAATCGTTTGAGGGAGAATCAGAAAAAACTGAAAAGCACAATTGGTATTGAAAGAGAGAAGATTGGGGCAACAGCTGTACTT TTGCAAGCACTTGAAGTTGTCGGACTTCTTGAAGCTACAAGAAAGAGAAAGCAAGAGCCAGGG AAGTTGGTACTCTTGCTAAGGCTTCCTCTGGAACATTTGAAGCATGGATACTTCAAAATTGATGCTGTACGCGTATCGCACACATGTCGGCTATTCATATGGCCAGATAAACATCTCATAGGTGTTCGAAATACCACATTGCGCATCCATcttaaaaataattttgaaaag TCTGATTATGAACATGCTGAACAAGCTCTGCGCAAGTGTATTTCACTTTACAACGAG CCTTATACACGAAATGTGGTGTCTAAATACCTCAGGCAGCAGTACGAGAGATGCTTGAGGAGCCTCATGCACATTATTCAGCACGATCCAGACATCTTGAATGCGCCTGGGATGCATGATCTGCTAGGTGAATCACAGCGAATAATGAAGGAGTTGGATGAAGAGAAAAATACGAAGTGA
- the LOC127308483 gene encoding uncharacterized protein isoform X2: protein MLSLSRALGRRLFSSAAAAAEGGAAASTSVVRKVQNPLEEFFEVERSAADDQARPHYGSSDGSFGNKGSKFGAILIRQAAVFIGLSSNALLAQDDSIAPADSSEQPDANAAGLRRIEDGSVISNEHTIKWRMCTDNARDYFLKGKLAEAEKLFKAALQEAKEGFGLRDPHVASALNNLAEFYRLRKEYEKAEPLYMEAVEILEQSFGPDDIRVGTALRNLGQYYHIQRRFDQAQTCYERALKIEGRVMGLGHPDYANTMYLLAKVLRQQRKGNDAEALIRESIRILEEAGLGESPNCIHRMRFLSLDLVRSKRLVEAENLQRKILHNLELSKGWDSLDTTMAAETLSVTLQTIGELKESEELLERCLAVRRKILSENHFEVAGILVQLARLTLLKIISDIKVSNDLSRSHLVKAKQLVSDSIRITEGILNRLRENQKKLKSTIGIEREKIGATAVLLQALEVVGLLEATRKRKQEPGLVLLLRLPLEHLKHGYFKIDAVRVSHTCRLFIWPDKHLIGVRNTTLRIHLKNNFEKSDYEHAEQALRKCISLYNEPYTRNVVSKYLRQQYERCLRSLMHIIQHDPDILNAPGMHDLLGESQRIMKELDEEKNTK from the exons atGCTTTCCCTGTCGAGGGCGCTCGGGAGGCGTCTCTTCTCGTCCGCGGCAGCCGCGGCCGAAGGGGGCGCCGCCGCCTCGACGTCGGTGGTCAGGAAGGTGCAGAACCCCCTCGAGGAGTTCTTCGAGGTCGAGCGGAGCGCCGCAGACGACCAGGCCCGTCCCCACTACG GTTCCAGTGATGGCAGCTTCGGTAATAAGGGTTCAAAGTTCGGCGCTATACTGATTAGGCAAGCAG CTGTTTTTATTGGCCTGAGCAGCAACGCTCTATTGGCTCAAGATGATTCGATCGCTCCAGCAGATTCAAGTGAGCAACCTGATGCAAATGCTGCTGGTCTACGCCGTATTGAAGATGGTTCAGTGATCTCAAATGAGCACACGATCAAATGGAGAATGTGCACCGATAATGCCCGAGATTATTTCCTGAAA GGAAAATTAGCTGAAGCTGAGAAGTTGTTCAAGGCAGCTCTGCAAGAAGCTAAAGAAGGATTTGGACTGAGAGATCCACATGTTGCATCAGCTCTGAACAACTTG GCGGAGTTTTATAGGTTAAGAAAAGAGTATGAGAAAGCGGAGCCATTATATATGGAAGCAGTTGAAATCCTGGAGCAATCATTTGGACCTGATGATATACG GGTCGGAACAGCTTTGCGTAATCTTGGGCAGTATTATCATATTCAGCGCAGGTTTGATCAAGCTCAGACATGTTATGAG CGTGCTTTGAAG ATAGAAGGACGTGTTATGGGGCTTGGTCACCCAGATTATGCAAATACAATGTACCTTCTTGCCAAG GTATTACGTCAACAAAGAAAAGGAAATGATGCAGAAGCTCTTATCCGAGAATCAATTAGGATACTGGAG GAAGCTGGACTTGGCGAATCACCCAACTGCATACACAGGATGAGGTTTCTCTCTTTG GACTTGGTGAGGTCAAAGCGACTGGTTGAAGCTGAAAATTTGCAAAGGAAGATATTACATAATCTGGAGCTTTCGAAG GGATGGGATTCCTTGGATACTACAATGGCAGCTGAAACCTTAAGTGTTACTCTTCAAACCATCGGAGAGTTGAAGGAATCGGAAGAACTATTGGAAAG ATGCCTCGCAGTCAGAAGAAAGATTCTCTCTGAAAATCATTTTGAG GTAGCAGGTATATTGGTACAGTTGGCAAGGCTAACTTTGCTTAAAATTATTAGTGACATCAAGGTGAGCAATGACCTGTCTagatctcaccttgtcaaggcaaAACAACTTGTCAGTGATTCAATAAG gaTAACAGAAGGAATATTGAATCGTTTGAGGGAGAATCAGAAAAAACTGAAAAGCACAATTGGTATTGAAAGAGAGAAGATTGGGGCAACAGCTGTACTT TTGCAAGCACTTGAAGTTGTCGGACTTCTTGAAGCTACAAGAAAGAGAAAGCAAGAGCCAGGG TTGGTACTCTTGCTAAGGCTTCCTCTGGAACATTTGAAGCATGGATACTTCAAAATTGATGCTGTACGCGTATCGCACACATGTCGGCTATTCATATGGCCAGATAAACATCTCATAGGTGTTCGAAATACCACATTGCGCATCCATcttaaaaataattttgaaaag TCTGATTATGAACATGCTGAACAAGCTCTGCGCAAGTGTATTTCACTTTACAACGAG CCTTATACACGAAATGTGGTGTCTAAATACCTCAGGCAGCAGTACGAGAGATGCTTGAGGAGCCTCATGCACATTATTCAGCACGATCCAGACATCTTGAATGCGCCTGGGATGCATGATCTGCTAGGTGAATCACAGCGAATAATGAAGGAGTTGGATGAAGAGAAAAATACGAAGTGA
- the LOC127308483 gene encoding uncharacterized protein isoform X4 yields the protein MLSLSRALGRRLFSSAAAAAEGGAAASTSVVRKVQNPLEEFFEVERSAADDQARPHYGSSDGSFGNKGSKFGAILIRQAAVFIGLSSNALLAQDDSIAPADSSEQPDANAAGLRRIEDGSVISNEHTIKWRMCTDNARDYFLKGKLAEAEKLFKAALQEAKEGFGLRDPHVASALNNLAEFYRLRKEYEKAEPLYMEAVEILEQSFGPDDIRVGTALRNLGQYYHIQRRFDQAQTCYERALKIEGRVMGLGHPDYANTMYLLAKVLRQQRKGNDAEALIRESIRILEEAGLGESPNCIHRMRFLSLDLVRSKRLVEAENLQRKILHNLELSKGWDSLDTTMAAETLSVTLQTIGELKESEELLERCLAVRRKILSENHFEVAGILVQLARLTLLKIISDIKVSNDLSRSHLVKAKQLVSDSIRITEGILNRLRENQKKLKSTIGIEREKIGATAVLLQALEVVGLLEATRKRKQEPGKLVLLLRLPLEHLKHGYFKIDAVRVSHTCRLFIWPDKHLIGVRNTTLRIHLKNNFEKSDYEHAEQALRKCISLYNEAAVREMLEEPHAHYSARSRHLECAWDA from the exons atGCTTTCCCTGTCGAGGGCGCTCGGGAGGCGTCTCTTCTCGTCCGCGGCAGCCGCGGCCGAAGGGGGCGCCGCCGCCTCGACGTCGGTGGTCAGGAAGGTGCAGAACCCCCTCGAGGAGTTCTTCGAGGTCGAGCGGAGCGCCGCAGACGACCAGGCCCGTCCCCACTACG GTTCCAGTGATGGCAGCTTCGGTAATAAGGGTTCAAAGTTCGGCGCTATACTGATTAGGCAAGCAG CTGTTTTTATTGGCCTGAGCAGCAACGCTCTATTGGCTCAAGATGATTCGATCGCTCCAGCAGATTCAAGTGAGCAACCTGATGCAAATGCTGCTGGTCTACGCCGTATTGAAGATGGTTCAGTGATCTCAAATGAGCACACGATCAAATGGAGAATGTGCACCGATAATGCCCGAGATTATTTCCTGAAA GGAAAATTAGCTGAAGCTGAGAAGTTGTTCAAGGCAGCTCTGCAAGAAGCTAAAGAAGGATTTGGACTGAGAGATCCACATGTTGCATCAGCTCTGAACAACTTG GCGGAGTTTTATAGGTTAAGAAAAGAGTATGAGAAAGCGGAGCCATTATATATGGAAGCAGTTGAAATCCTGGAGCAATCATTTGGACCTGATGATATACG GGTCGGAACAGCTTTGCGTAATCTTGGGCAGTATTATCATATTCAGCGCAGGTTTGATCAAGCTCAGACATGTTATGAG CGTGCTTTGAAG ATAGAAGGACGTGTTATGGGGCTTGGTCACCCAGATTATGCAAATACAATGTACCTTCTTGCCAAG GTATTACGTCAACAAAGAAAAGGAAATGATGCAGAAGCTCTTATCCGAGAATCAATTAGGATACTGGAG GAAGCTGGACTTGGCGAATCACCCAACTGCATACACAGGATGAGGTTTCTCTCTTTG GACTTGGTGAGGTCAAAGCGACTGGTTGAAGCTGAAAATTTGCAAAGGAAGATATTACATAATCTGGAGCTTTCGAAG GGATGGGATTCCTTGGATACTACAATGGCAGCTGAAACCTTAAGTGTTACTCTTCAAACCATCGGAGAGTTGAAGGAATCGGAAGAACTATTGGAAAG ATGCCTCGCAGTCAGAAGAAAGATTCTCTCTGAAAATCATTTTGAG GTAGCAGGTATATTGGTACAGTTGGCAAGGCTAACTTTGCTTAAAATTATTAGTGACATCAAGGTGAGCAATGACCTGTCTagatctcaccttgtcaaggcaaAACAACTTGTCAGTGATTCAATAAG gaTAACAGAAGGAATATTGAATCGTTTGAGGGAGAATCAGAAAAAACTGAAAAGCACAATTGGTATTGAAAGAGAGAAGATTGGGGCAACAGCTGTACTT TTGCAAGCACTTGAAGTTGTCGGACTTCTTGAAGCTACAAGAAAGAGAAAGCAAGAGCCAGGG AAGTTGGTACTCTTGCTAAGGCTTCCTCTGGAACATTTGAAGCATGGATACTTCAAAATTGATGCTGTACGCGTATCGCACACATGTCGGCTATTCATATGGCCAGATAAACATCTCATAGGTGTTCGAAATACCACATTGCGCATCCATcttaaaaataattttgaaaag TCTGATTATGAACATGCTGAACAAGCTCTGCGCAAGTGTATTTCACTTTACAACGAG GCAGCAGTACGAGAGATGCTTGAGGAGCCTCATGCACATTATTCAGCACGATCCAGACATCTTGAATGCGCCTGGGATGCATGA
- the LOC127308483 gene encoding uncharacterized protein isoform X6, with translation MLSLSRALGRRLFSSAAAAAEGGAAASTSVVRKVQNPLEEFFEVERSAADDQARPHYGSSDGSFGNKGSKFGAILIRQAAVFIGLSSNALLAQDDSIAPADSSEQPDANAAGLRRIEDGSVISNEHTIKWRMCTDNARDYFLKGKLAEAEKLFKAALQEAKEGFGLRDPHVASALNNLAEFYRLRKEYEKAEPLYMEAVEILEQSFGPDDIRVGTALRNLGQYYHIQRRFDQAQTCYERALKIEGRVMGLGHPDYANTMYLLAKVLRQQRKGNDAEALIRESIRILEEAGLGESPNCIHRMRFLSLDLVRSKRLVEAENLQRKILHNLELSKGWDSLDTTMAAETLSVTLQTIGELKESEELLERCLAVRRKILSENHFEVAGILVQLARLTLLKIISDIKVSNDLSRSHLVKAKQLVSDSIRITEGILNRLRENQKKLKSTIGIEREKIGATAVLLQALEVVGLLEATRKRKQEPGSDYEHAEQALRKCISLYNEAAVREMLEEPHAHYSARSRHLECAWDA, from the exons atGCTTTCCCTGTCGAGGGCGCTCGGGAGGCGTCTCTTCTCGTCCGCGGCAGCCGCGGCCGAAGGGGGCGCCGCCGCCTCGACGTCGGTGGTCAGGAAGGTGCAGAACCCCCTCGAGGAGTTCTTCGAGGTCGAGCGGAGCGCCGCAGACGACCAGGCCCGTCCCCACTACG GTTCCAGTGATGGCAGCTTCGGTAATAAGGGTTCAAAGTTCGGCGCTATACTGATTAGGCAAGCAG CTGTTTTTATTGGCCTGAGCAGCAACGCTCTATTGGCTCAAGATGATTCGATCGCTCCAGCAGATTCAAGTGAGCAACCTGATGCAAATGCTGCTGGTCTACGCCGTATTGAAGATGGTTCAGTGATCTCAAATGAGCACACGATCAAATGGAGAATGTGCACCGATAATGCCCGAGATTATTTCCTGAAA GGAAAATTAGCTGAAGCTGAGAAGTTGTTCAAGGCAGCTCTGCAAGAAGCTAAAGAAGGATTTGGACTGAGAGATCCACATGTTGCATCAGCTCTGAACAACTTG GCGGAGTTTTATAGGTTAAGAAAAGAGTATGAGAAAGCGGAGCCATTATATATGGAAGCAGTTGAAATCCTGGAGCAATCATTTGGACCTGATGATATACG GGTCGGAACAGCTTTGCGTAATCTTGGGCAGTATTATCATATTCAGCGCAGGTTTGATCAAGCTCAGACATGTTATGAG CGTGCTTTGAAG ATAGAAGGACGTGTTATGGGGCTTGGTCACCCAGATTATGCAAATACAATGTACCTTCTTGCCAAG GTATTACGTCAACAAAGAAAAGGAAATGATGCAGAAGCTCTTATCCGAGAATCAATTAGGATACTGGAG GAAGCTGGACTTGGCGAATCACCCAACTGCATACACAGGATGAGGTTTCTCTCTTTG GACTTGGTGAGGTCAAAGCGACTGGTTGAAGCTGAAAATTTGCAAAGGAAGATATTACATAATCTGGAGCTTTCGAAG GGATGGGATTCCTTGGATACTACAATGGCAGCTGAAACCTTAAGTGTTACTCTTCAAACCATCGGAGAGTTGAAGGAATCGGAAGAACTATTGGAAAG ATGCCTCGCAGTCAGAAGAAAGATTCTCTCTGAAAATCATTTTGAG GTAGCAGGTATATTGGTACAGTTGGCAAGGCTAACTTTGCTTAAAATTATTAGTGACATCAAGGTGAGCAATGACCTGTCTagatctcaccttgtcaaggcaaAACAACTTGTCAGTGATTCAATAAG gaTAACAGAAGGAATATTGAATCGTTTGAGGGAGAATCAGAAAAAACTGAAAAGCACAATTGGTATTGAAAGAGAGAAGATTGGGGCAACAGCTGTACTT TTGCAAGCACTTGAAGTTGTCGGACTTCTTGAAGCTACAAGAAAGAGAAAGCAAGAGCCAGGG TCTGATTATGAACATGCTGAACAAGCTCTGCGCAAGTGTATTTCACTTTACAACGAG GCAGCAGTACGAGAGATGCTTGAGGAGCCTCATGCACATTATTCAGCACGATCCAGACATCTTGAATGCGCCTGGGATGCATGA